The following are from one region of the Oscarella lobularis chromosome 3, ooOscLobu1.1, whole genome shotgun sequence genome:
- the LOC136184691 gene encoding pachytene checkpoint protein 2 homolog isoform X2 yields MATMTCHPTMHIEICLKDSARKDVSYSELRTEVSRHLSLHCSGLYISHCNLLLKSFDRDTNFADKVKSISVDLELNDSESESRLKTLGEHWKCTRHSFYVFGLNESMPSSDDLVLSCNKEEEEEDMTVATHWRLPCSEFHGLWESLVYDSSVKAQLLSYASTALLFSDRDVDQHIVSCNRVILLHGPPGTGKTSLSKALAQKLCVRMGRYRSGRLMEINSHSLLSKWFAESGKLVNRIFEEIEKFAQNSELLVCVLIDEVESLSAARSAAIKSTEPTDAVRVVNAFLTRIDKIKKYPNVMIMTTSNVTGAIDLAFVDRADIKHYIGKPSVPAIYHIYRSCFEELIRVGIISGSCSSVLELRELEESFSYKRDAQATTSQSLYEISRLSEGFSGRTLRKLPFLAHAFYLKALRKAVLKQKKEEEELTHTD; encoded by the exons ATGGCAACAATGACTTGCCATCCAACTATGCACATCGAGATTTGCTTGAAAGACTCCGC CCGAAAGGACGTCAGTTATTCCGAATTGCGAACCGAAGTGTCGCGTCATCTGAGCTTGCACTGTTCTGGTCTCTACATAAGCCATTGCAATTTGCTTCTCAAGTCGTTCGATCGAGACACGAATTTCGCCGACAAAGTCAAATCAATTTCAGTCGACTTGGAGCTGAACGACTCAGAATCCGAATCGAGACTGAAAACg CTTGGGGAGCATTGGAAATGCACAAGGCACAGTTTCTACGTGTTTGGATTAAATGAAAGCATGCCCTCTTCTGACGACCTCGTTTTGTCTTgcaacaaagaagaagaagaagaagacatgACAGTGGCAACGCATTGGCGACTTCCGTGTT CCGAGTTTCACGGTTTATGGGAGAGTCTTGTTTATGACAGCTCGGTAAAAGCGCAG CTGCTTAGTTACGCATCGACAGCTCTACTCTTTTCTGATCG AGACGTCGATCAACACATTGTGTCCTGTAATCGCGTTATTTTATTGCATG GGCCACCGGGTACAGGAAAAACGTCTCTGTCCAAAGCACTGGCGCAGAAATTATGCGTACGAATGGGAAGATATCGATCTGGGCGTCTGATGGAAATAAATAGTCACAGTTTATTGTCCAAGTGGTTTGCTGAA AGTGGAAAACTAGTCAATAGGATTTTTGAGGAAATTGAGAAATTTGCTCAAAATTCAGAGCTGTTGGTTTGCGTGCTAATCGACGAG GTCGAAAGTTTGAGTGCAGCTCGCAGTGCTGCCATAAAGAGTACGGAGCCAACTGATGCAGTTCGAGTTGTCAACGCTTTTTTAACTCGCATtgacaaaataaaaaa ATATCCGAACGTCATGATTATGACGACATCGAACGTCACTGGAGCCATAGACTTGGCTTTCGTAGACAG GGCTGATATCAAACATTATATTGGGAAACCGTCTGTCCCTGCTATCTATCATATATATAGATCTTGCTTTGAAGAGTTGATTAGA GTTGGCATAATTTCAGGCTCGTGCTCGTCAGTTCTTGAATTGAG AGAACTAGAAGAAAGTTTTAG TTATAAAAGAGATGCTCAAGCAACGACGAGCCAGAGTCTTTATGAAATATCGCG ACTTAGTGAGGGATTTAGTGGTAGAACTCTGCGTAAGCTGCCGTTTCTTGCTCACGCTTTCTATCTGAAG GCTCTGCGCAAGGCAGTTCTaaagcagaagaaagaagaagaggagctgACTCATACTGACTGA
- the LOC136184691 gene encoding pachytene checkpoint protein 2 homolog isoform X1, with translation MATMTCHPTMHIEICLKDSARKDVSYSELRTEVSRHLSLHCSGLYISHCNLLLKSFDRDTNFADKVKSISVDLELNDSESESRLKTLGEHWKCTRHSFYVFGLNESMPSSDDLVLSCNKEEEEEDMTVATHWRLPCSEFHGLWESLVYDSSVKAQLLSYASTALLFSDRDVDQHIVSCNRVILLHGPPGTGKTSLSKALAQKLCVRMGRYRSGRLMEINSHSLLSKWFAESGKLVNRIFEEIEKFAQNSELLVCVLIDEVESLSAARSAAIKSTEPTDAVRVVNAFLTRIDKIKKYPNVMIMTTSNVTGAIDLAFVDRADIKHYIGKPSVPAIYHIYRSCFEELIRVGIISGSCSSVLELRELEESFSYKRDAQATTSQSLYEISRLSEGFSGRTLRKLPFLAHAFYLKSVGVESSVFIEALRKAVLKQKKEEEELTHTD, from the exons ATGGCAACAATGACTTGCCATCCAACTATGCACATCGAGATTTGCTTGAAAGACTCCGC CCGAAAGGACGTCAGTTATTCCGAATTGCGAACCGAAGTGTCGCGTCATCTGAGCTTGCACTGTTCTGGTCTCTACATAAGCCATTGCAATTTGCTTCTCAAGTCGTTCGATCGAGACACGAATTTCGCCGACAAAGTCAAATCAATTTCAGTCGACTTGGAGCTGAACGACTCAGAATCCGAATCGAGACTGAAAACg CTTGGGGAGCATTGGAAATGCACAAGGCACAGTTTCTACGTGTTTGGATTAAATGAAAGCATGCCCTCTTCTGACGACCTCGTTTTGTCTTgcaacaaagaagaagaagaagaagacatgACAGTGGCAACGCATTGGCGACTTCCGTGTT CCGAGTTTCACGGTTTATGGGAGAGTCTTGTTTATGACAGCTCGGTAAAAGCGCAG CTGCTTAGTTACGCATCGACAGCTCTACTCTTTTCTGATCG AGACGTCGATCAACACATTGTGTCCTGTAATCGCGTTATTTTATTGCATG GGCCACCGGGTACAGGAAAAACGTCTCTGTCCAAAGCACTGGCGCAGAAATTATGCGTACGAATGGGAAGATATCGATCTGGGCGTCTGATGGAAATAAATAGTCACAGTTTATTGTCCAAGTGGTTTGCTGAA AGTGGAAAACTAGTCAATAGGATTTTTGAGGAAATTGAGAAATTTGCTCAAAATTCAGAGCTGTTGGTTTGCGTGCTAATCGACGAG GTCGAAAGTTTGAGTGCAGCTCGCAGTGCTGCCATAAAGAGTACGGAGCCAACTGATGCAGTTCGAGTTGTCAACGCTTTTTTAACTCGCATtgacaaaataaaaaa ATATCCGAACGTCATGATTATGACGACATCGAACGTCACTGGAGCCATAGACTTGGCTTTCGTAGACAG GGCTGATATCAAACATTATATTGGGAAACCGTCTGTCCCTGCTATCTATCATATATATAGATCTTGCTTTGAAGAGTTGATTAGA GTTGGCATAATTTCAGGCTCGTGCTCGTCAGTTCTTGAATTGAG AGAACTAGAAGAAAGTTTTAG TTATAAAAGAGATGCTCAAGCAACGACGAGCCAGAGTCTTTATGAAATATCGCG ACTTAGTGAGGGATTTAGTGGTAGAACTCTGCGTAAGCTGCCGTTTCTTGCTCACGCTTTCTATCTGAAG TCAGTAGGAGTGGAAAGCAGCGTATTTATTGAGGCTCTGCGCAAGGCAGTTCTaaagcagaagaaagaagaagaggagctgACTCATACTGACTGA
- the LOC136184691 gene encoding pachytene checkpoint protein 2 homolog isoform X4, giving the protein MATMTCHPTMHIEICLKDSARKDVSYSELRTEVSRHLSLHCSGLYISHCNLLLKSFDRDTNFADKVKSISVDLELNDSESESRLKTLGEHWKCTRHSFYVFGLNESMPSSDDLVLSCNKEEEEEDMTVATHWRLPCSEFHGLWESLVYDSSVKAQLLSYASTALLFSDRDVDQHIVSCNRVILLHGPPGTGKTSLSKALAQKLCVRMGRYRSGRLMEINSHSLLSKWFAESGKLVNRIFEEIEKFAQNSELLVCVLIDEVESLSAARSAAIKSTEPTDAVRVVNAFLTRIDKIKKYPNVMIMTTSNVTGAIDLAFVDRADIKHYIGKPSVPAIYHIYRSCFEELIRVGIISGSCSSVLELRELEESFSYKRDAQATTSQSLYEISRLSEGFSGRTLRKLPFLAHAFYLKF; this is encoded by the exons ATGGCAACAATGACTTGCCATCCAACTATGCACATCGAGATTTGCTTGAAAGACTCCGC CCGAAAGGACGTCAGTTATTCCGAATTGCGAACCGAAGTGTCGCGTCATCTGAGCTTGCACTGTTCTGGTCTCTACATAAGCCATTGCAATTTGCTTCTCAAGTCGTTCGATCGAGACACGAATTTCGCCGACAAAGTCAAATCAATTTCAGTCGACTTGGAGCTGAACGACTCAGAATCCGAATCGAGACTGAAAACg CTTGGGGAGCATTGGAAATGCACAAGGCACAGTTTCTACGTGTTTGGATTAAATGAAAGCATGCCCTCTTCTGACGACCTCGTTTTGTCTTgcaacaaagaagaagaagaagaagacatgACAGTGGCAACGCATTGGCGACTTCCGTGTT CCGAGTTTCACGGTTTATGGGAGAGTCTTGTTTATGACAGCTCGGTAAAAGCGCAG CTGCTTAGTTACGCATCGACAGCTCTACTCTTTTCTGATCG AGACGTCGATCAACACATTGTGTCCTGTAATCGCGTTATTTTATTGCATG GGCCACCGGGTACAGGAAAAACGTCTCTGTCCAAAGCACTGGCGCAGAAATTATGCGTACGAATGGGAAGATATCGATCTGGGCGTCTGATGGAAATAAATAGTCACAGTTTATTGTCCAAGTGGTTTGCTGAA AGTGGAAAACTAGTCAATAGGATTTTTGAGGAAATTGAGAAATTTGCTCAAAATTCAGAGCTGTTGGTTTGCGTGCTAATCGACGAG GTCGAAAGTTTGAGTGCAGCTCGCAGTGCTGCCATAAAGAGTACGGAGCCAACTGATGCAGTTCGAGTTGTCAACGCTTTTTTAACTCGCATtgacaaaataaaaaa ATATCCGAACGTCATGATTATGACGACATCGAACGTCACTGGAGCCATAGACTTGGCTTTCGTAGACAG GGCTGATATCAAACATTATATTGGGAAACCGTCTGTCCCTGCTATCTATCATATATATAGATCTTGCTTTGAAGAGTTGATTAGA GTTGGCATAATTTCAGGCTCGTGCTCGTCAGTTCTTGAATTGAG AGAACTAGAAGAAAGTTTTAG TTATAAAAGAGATGCTCAAGCAACGACGAGCCAGAGTCTTTATGAAATATCGCG ACTTAGTGAGGGATTTAGTGGTAGAACTCTGCGTAAGCTGCCGTTTCTTGCTCACGCTTTCTATCTGAAG TTCTaa
- the LOC136184691 gene encoding spore coat protein SP87-like isoform X5 yields the protein MLSFSCIVLLGFLLVGSVRDIAEAVPNFDFGPKNPCTVLSERCQRCRCGEQTCTVVEECNFCQYFGGTSSRKIGGGFCSIQRKRDVVKRCCNAECENGATAIVPYFPSFGKRVSQFFPFCHYLFPKCLCAPGFKGRCCEKSSASTCATTLCTECREERQCPKCPLQAKCVEPDPTPTPLGPRCPLKCPPGTTCKLAPPKCPIGKLCPLAINSLAYQCVPVDSCEKECPVGTVCKKVNRFCIRAPCPPQFQCVRIDFNQCAAVLCPVGSSCRVVGKKAVCDKITLPPPPPNSCPPGPPRGIVTPCVVRCSSNDECGPGRICCSHGCSVVCQTPFYGRKQLIKQTPSTEPDYSGLPTTQPDE from the exons ATGCTTTCCTTCTCCTGTATCGTCCTTCTGGGCTTCCTTCTCGTCGGATCAGTGCGCGACATCGCCGAGGCTGTGCCGAACTTCGACTTCGGGCCAAAAAACCCTTGCACCGTACTGTCCGAACGCTGCCAGCGATGTCGATGTGGCGAGCAGACGTGCACGGTCGTCGAAGAGTGCAACTTCTGTCAATACTTTGGGGGTACTTCCAGCAGAAAGATTGGGGGAGGTTTCTGCTCAATccagagaaaacgagacgtGGTGAAACGATGCTGCAACGCGGAATGCGAAAACGGAGCAACTGCGATCGTACCATACTTTCCG AGTTTTGGAAAAAGGGTTTCTCagttttttcctttttgtcaTTATCTTTTTCCCAAGTGTTTGTGTGCTCCAGGATTTAAAGGCCGGTGCTGCGAGAAATCATCCGCAT CCACCTGTGCAACGACTTTGTGCACCGAATGCCGCGAAGAGAGACAGTGCCCAAAGTGTCCATTGCAAGCGAAGTGCGTGGAGCCGG ATCCGACTCCAACTCCGTTGGGTCCTCGGTGTCCGTTGAAATGCCCACCCGGAACTACATGCAAATTGGCTCCTCCGAAATGTCCCATTGGAAAATTATGTCCTCTGGCGATAAATAGTTTGGCTTATCAATGCGTGCCAG tcgATTCTTGTGAGAAGGAATGCCCTGTGGGCACCGTGTGCAAAAAAGTTAACAGATTTTGCATAAGAGCGCCTTGTCCTCCCCAATTCCAATGCGTTCGAATCG ATTTCAACCAGTGCGCTGCCGTACTATGTCCCGTCGGAAGTTCCTGTAGAGTCGTAGGAAAAAAGGCTGTTTGCGATAAAATTacattgccgccgccgccgccgaactCGTGTCCGCCGGGTCCACCTCGTGGAATCGTCACTCCGTGCGTGGTTAGGTGTTCATCGAATGACGAATGCGGTCCCGGTAGAATCTGCTGCTCACACGGATGCAGCGTTGTTTGCCAAACGCCTTTCTATGGGCgaaaacaattaattaagcaaacCCCTTCTACTGAACCGGATTATTCAGGATTACCGACCACACAGCCAGATGAATAA
- the LOC136184691 gene encoding pachytene checkpoint protein 2 homolog isoform X3 produces the protein MATMTCHPTMHIEICLKDSARKDVSYSELRTEVSRHLSLHCSGLYISHCNLLLKSFDRDTNFADKVKSISVDLELNDSESESRLKTLGEHWKCTRHSFYVFGLNESMPSSDDLVLSCNKEEEEEDMTVATHWRLPCSEFHGLWESLVYDSSVKAQLLSYASTALLFSDRDVDQHIVSCNRVILLHGPPGTGKTSLSKALAQKLCVRMGRYRSGRLMEINSHSLLSKWFAESGKLVNRIFEEIEKFAQNSELLVCVLIDEVESLSAARSAAIKSTEPTDAVRVVNAFLTRIDKIKKYPNVMIMTTSNVTGAIDLAFVDRADIKHYIGKPSVPAIYHIYRSCFEELIRVGIISGSCSSVLELRELEESFSYKRDAQATTSQSLYEISRLSEGFSGRTLRKLPFLAHAFYLKHS, from the exons ATGGCAACAATGACTTGCCATCCAACTATGCACATCGAGATTTGCTTGAAAGACTCCGC CCGAAAGGACGTCAGTTATTCCGAATTGCGAACCGAAGTGTCGCGTCATCTGAGCTTGCACTGTTCTGGTCTCTACATAAGCCATTGCAATTTGCTTCTCAAGTCGTTCGATCGAGACACGAATTTCGCCGACAAAGTCAAATCAATTTCAGTCGACTTGGAGCTGAACGACTCAGAATCCGAATCGAGACTGAAAACg CTTGGGGAGCATTGGAAATGCACAAGGCACAGTTTCTACGTGTTTGGATTAAATGAAAGCATGCCCTCTTCTGACGACCTCGTTTTGTCTTgcaacaaagaagaagaagaagaagacatgACAGTGGCAACGCATTGGCGACTTCCGTGTT CCGAGTTTCACGGTTTATGGGAGAGTCTTGTTTATGACAGCTCGGTAAAAGCGCAG CTGCTTAGTTACGCATCGACAGCTCTACTCTTTTCTGATCG AGACGTCGATCAACACATTGTGTCCTGTAATCGCGTTATTTTATTGCATG GGCCACCGGGTACAGGAAAAACGTCTCTGTCCAAAGCACTGGCGCAGAAATTATGCGTACGAATGGGAAGATATCGATCTGGGCGTCTGATGGAAATAAATAGTCACAGTTTATTGTCCAAGTGGTTTGCTGAA AGTGGAAAACTAGTCAATAGGATTTTTGAGGAAATTGAGAAATTTGCTCAAAATTCAGAGCTGTTGGTTTGCGTGCTAATCGACGAG GTCGAAAGTTTGAGTGCAGCTCGCAGTGCTGCCATAAAGAGTACGGAGCCAACTGATGCAGTTCGAGTTGTCAACGCTTTTTTAACTCGCATtgacaaaataaaaaa ATATCCGAACGTCATGATTATGACGACATCGAACGTCACTGGAGCCATAGACTTGGCTTTCGTAGACAG GGCTGATATCAAACATTATATTGGGAAACCGTCTGTCCCTGCTATCTATCATATATATAGATCTTGCTTTGAAGAGTTGATTAGA GTTGGCATAATTTCAGGCTCGTGCTCGTCAGTTCTTGAATTGAG AGAACTAGAAGAAAGTTTTAG TTATAAAAGAGATGCTCAAGCAACGACGAGCCAGAGTCTTTATGAAATATCGCG ACTTAGTGAGGGATTTAGTGGTAGAACTCTGCGTAAGCTGCCGTTTCTTGCTCACGCTTTCTATCTGAAG CACTCGTAG